A single region of the Pirellulaceae bacterium genome encodes:
- a CDS encoding HD domain-containing protein, with protein MPSKSVKESVDYQAEESRESSTTELPLKSLILLGFDHGEEDRILQILGAVRSVATLRKLSEPSAIEIPSEDETPDLLILNVRQAKETSEELAFLDDICPHELPVLLVFDSLDTDSKQQALRLGFNHFIDRPFHDIDLIARVQAISNPRLRWSRTLASTPSDSITQDQIEHLMASRQDLLFCLARAGEHSNAESHLHLLRVGLYVGAISEQLGFDPNQVQLLEQAALLHDVGKIQIPDLILLKPSELTEKEYLHMMRHCEFGRDIIHSAMDSKWRTLGHYRTVAANRNSPDTTLLRIAAQIALCHHERWDGTGYPRGLAGEAIPIEARITAVADVFDALSSSRPYKSAFMPDACLKMMLQEKGKHFDPRIMNAFVSCRDRLWSIRQQVERSEGERSEGERHAAARTLN; from the coding sequence ATGCCTTCTAAGTCCGTAAAAGAATCGGTCGACTATCAAGCCGAGGAATCACGCGAAAGTTCGACCACCGAACTTCCGTTGAAGTCCCTGATATTGCTCGGTTTTGACCACGGGGAAGAGGACCGAATCCTCCAAATCCTCGGCGCTGTAAGATCGGTTGCAACGCTGCGAAAGTTGAGCGAGCCATCCGCTATTGAAATACCGTCCGAGGACGAAACCCCTGATTTACTTATCTTGAATGTGAGACAAGCGAAAGAAACTTCCGAAGAACTTGCTTTCCTTGATGACATCTGCCCGCATGAACTTCCCGTGCTCTTGGTCTTCGACTCGCTCGACACGGACTCGAAACAACAAGCTCTTCGACTGGGATTCAATCACTTCATCGACCGCCCGTTTCATGACATCGACCTCATCGCTCGAGTCCAGGCGATCTCGAACCCTCGCTTGCGATGGAGCAGGACCTTGGCTTCCACGCCATCCGATTCAATTACCCAGGATCAAATCGAACATTTAATGGCATCCCGACAGGATCTATTATTTTGTCTTGCCCGAGCAGGAGAACATTCAAACGCCGAATCGCATCTCCACCTACTCCGAGTTGGTCTATATGTGGGAGCAATCAGTGAACAACTCGGCTTCGATCCGAATCAAGTTCAACTGCTCGAACAAGCCGCCCTCCTGCACGATGTGGGTAAAATCCAAATTCCAGATCTCATTCTCCTGAAGCCGAGCGAACTCACGGAGAAGGAGTATTTACACATGATGCGTCATTGTGAATTCGGAAGGGATATCATTCACTCTGCGATGGATTCAAAATGGCGAACTCTCGGTCATTACCGAACTGTCGCAGCGAATCGAAACTCGCCGGACACAACCCTGTTGAGAATTGCCGCTCAAATAGCTCTCTGTCATCACGAGCGATGGGATGGAACGGGATACCCAAGAGGACTCGCAGGCGAAGCCATTCCTATCGAAGCTCGAATCACCGCGGTAGCCGATGTATTCGATGCTCTGAGTAGCAGTCGACCCTACAAATCTGCTTTCATGCCCGACGCATGTCTCAAAATGATGTTGCAGGAAAAAGGAAAACATTTTGATCCGCGGATCATGAATGCGTTTGTCTCCTGCCGAGATCGACTCTGGTCCATTCGACAACAGGTGGAACGCAGTGAGGGGGAACGCAGTGAGGGGGAACGCCATGCTGCAGCTCGAACATTGAACTAA